In the genome of Candidatus Eisenbacteria bacterium, the window ACTTGGATTATCCCTCCAATCGGATCCAGCCACTTCAAGGTCAGTGTTTTCTTTTCACCATGCCAGGCCAAACCACTCGGTATCGCTTCAAGATCACCAATCGTTCGTCCAATATGCCGGAAGATCCACTCGGGAACCCTCACTTCAACTTCGTTGACAAGCCCATGCCAGCCGGCGCTGCGGTAGAGTTCGTGAAGCAGATGTGAAAAATGTTCCTCCACCGTTTCCCGGCGCGGGGTTCCCTTGGCTGTTAGTTCACCACGATCGATATCGAGCGGTCTTGGAAGCAGCGCAAAGTCAACGATGCGCTCATAAGATGCGAGGAAACGATTGACAGAAGCAACAATATTGGAAATACGCTCCCGGACATCAGGGTCGCCCGGAGGGGCGTCTCCGCGAGTGTGGATGAGCACGACATTGAAGGGACGCCCGTCACCGACGAGGACCGCCTGCTCGACTTCGGGAAATGATTGAAGCAGATTCTCCGCCCGCTGCGGCGCGATCGTTTCTCCTTTTACATTTTTAAAGAGGTCTTTCTTTCGTCCGACGATGGAATAATAACCTCTGCTATCTATCGCCGCCAGGTCACCTGTCGCGAACCAATCAACCTCGGGATTGTTGGTGTCAGGATTCTCACTGTCATAAATACGGGCGACATAAGGACCCCGTAACAAAAGCTCTCCATCTTCTGCTATTTTTAATTCGATCCCCGGAAGGGGCGGACCGACGCTGCCGGCGGCATAATTCCCCGGGGGAGTCATAGTGATTCCCCCCGTCGCTTCGGTCATCCCAAAACCGCTGACAAGATCGATTCCCATATCTTGGAAAAAGTGAAAGATGGCGGGATCGAGATATCCGGCCGCGGATAACCCCCATTTCAGGCGTCCGCCGGTGATTTCAGAAACAAGCTGTTGAACAAGATGTTGGGGTCCATCTTTGGCCGTTCGGGAGGTGACCATCTCGTACAGCTGAATCCATTTCTGGGGGACACTGATAAATGAAGTGGGGTGGTATCGGTTAAGGGCGCGCAGCATTCCATCGCGGGAGGGATCGAGTAAAAAAACATAGGTAGCCCGCCAGAAGATGGAACCCAGCATCTCGAACCAGCGCCCAAAAGTGTGCGCCAGAGGGAGGAAACAGAGAAACCGATCATCGGACCCCAATTCTGGAAGAGCCAGGGCCCGGGCGATTCTTTTACTCACCAGATTCCGGTGTGTGAAAATGAGTCCTTTGGGGCGACCTGTCGTGCCGGAAGTGTACATATAAGTCGCGATATCGGCAGGTACAACACGTGATTCCCACTCTAAAACGGTTTCCATAGGGAGATCTTGGCCCATCTCCAGGAGATCATCAGGATGAAAGATATCCGAACCTTCACAGTCCAAGACGACGACACCTTTTAGACTGGGGCATCGCTCCGCCCACGGATGGATTTTTTCGAGCTGTTGAAGGGTTGATACAATAAGAAGGGAGGGCCGTGTTTCCTGAAGAACCTGCTCAAGGTGCTCCGGGATCATGCGGGGAGGGATGACTACATTGGGGATCCCCGTTGTCAAACAGGCAAGATCAAAGAGGGCTCCTTCCAATCGATTTTCAGAAAGGATCGCCACCTGAACCGGCCGGGTTTCTTCCTTCCAGCGGCCGTCGGACTCGCGCAGAAAGGCGTTGAGACCTCTGGCGATGAGTTCTATCTTCTCCTCTGCATCGCGCCAGGAAACTTCTTTAACAAAACGTTCTCCAGGCTCCAGGAAGAGGGTCTTGTTGGGCTCAATAGAGGCGTGCGTACGAAAGAGAGCTCCGGTCGTCCATCGGGCGGCATTGATCGCTTCAAGCGACCAATTCATCCAACGATCCACCGCTGCGTGTCGAGCGATATCTTTGCGGAGGGGCGACAGGTGAATGAGGGTCAAGAGGGCGCGATGGAAATCCAGTTCTTCGTTCGACGCGACCCCGGCGCTTTCCGCCGCGCCTAGAAGAGTGGGAGAGAGATTGTCAAAAATGGAGGGCGCTCGGCGGCCCCATACTAAAAGGTCTTTCAACATCAGTGACAAGTCGGCGAAGCAGCCTCTCTCCGGTTTCTGGTGGGCTGCTGCAAGACGGCCCCGCAGATTTTCGGCGAATCTTTCCGGACTCTCTTCCCTGCGTGGTACCATGGCGGCTCCACTTTCCTTTTAATCCCTGCCGCTTATTGTCGGCCGCTCCATGCAGGCCGCTTAACCGGCAACTCTTCCTCTGGTAACCTAACCATATTTACGGCAGAGGAGGCGGGGCAGGCAACAAGCATACACTGGGCCGGTTTGAGAGGGGAGGGAACTCTCATGCAGGATGTCGATCTGTTGATCCGCAATGCCGGGCAAATGGCGCCTCTATCAGATGGCGAGGAGGGGCCGCTGCCGGGCCGGCGGATGGATCTTTGGACTCTCGTAAAAGACGGTGCCATTGGGGTTTTGAAGGGTCGCATTGTGGCGGTGGGTGAGACATCCGACGTACTGTCCCGCACCCGGCTTCAAACCGGGGGGGTCGAGGTTGATGCGAGCGGCTGTACGGTCATCCCGGCCTTCATTGATCCGCATACACACGTCCTCTTTGCCGGAAGTCGCGAGTGGGAGTTTGAGGAAAGACTGCGGGGCCGAACCTATATGGAGATAGCCCAAGCCGGGGGAGGCATCCGGTCTTCCGTCCGCATGTTTCGGCAAACTTCGGACGAGGAGATTCTCCGCCAGAGTCATCGCCGGATCGATCGGATGATCGGTCTTGGGACGGCGGTGATTGAGGTGAAATCGGGGTATGCTCTCTCGGTCGATCAGGAACTCAGGGCTCTGCGGCTTATTAGGAAATTGGCCGAACGTGTCCCCGTTGAAATTCACGCGACTTTTATGGGGGCGCATGAGGTGCCCGATGAGTACCGCGACCGTAAAAGCGAATATATCGATCTCGTCATCCACGAGATGATCCCAAGAGTCGCGGAAGAAGGCCTGGCCGAGTTTTGCGATGTTTTTTGTGAGGAGGGAGTCTTTTCCGTCGCTGAATCAGAGAGGATTCTTAACGCGGCCGCGCGCTATGGGCTGCGGGCCAAGCTTCATGCCGATGAACTGTCGCCCCTGGGCGGAGCCGAGTTGGCAGGAAAACTGCGCGCCGTGTCAGCCGACCACCTCCTTCATCCGTCGGATAACGGCCTGCGGGCCATGAAAGAGGGTGGAGTCATTCCGGTTCTGCTCCCCGCGACAAGCTATAGTCTCCATTCTAAAACCTACGCCCCTGCAAGAAGAATGATTGAGATGGATCTTCCGGTCGCTCTCGCGACGGATTGCAATCCCGGCTCCTCAATGACCGAATCGATGCCCTTTGTCATCAGCCTTGCTTGTCTCCAGATGGGCTTGACGCCGGCGGAAGCCCTGTCCGCGGCGACCCGGAACGCGGCTGCCGCCCTGGGGATAGAGAAACAGGCCGGAAGCCTCGCCGTCGGTAACAAGGCCCACATTCAGATCTTAGACGCCCCATCCTATGCGACCCTGCCCTACCATATCGGGGTCAGTCACGTCCGGGATCTCTTCATTGACGGCAAGGGCGTCTTCCGGGATGGGCAATTGATTTCGATTTGAGTGGCAAAAGAGATCGAGAAGAAGGGGCAGGTGGACGATAAGTTGAGACGAATCCCAACCGGATTGGGTTCCGGAAGAAATGGCAGGACCTTACCTTAGGGAAACGCCTTGGAAAAAAACGTCGCCCTCAGGCGCCAAGCACAACAACGGCAGAAAGAAGGTCGTCTCGAGGAAGCCCTCAGGGATTGGGTGAGGATTCTATCCTCCAACGAGCCCGATCCCTACGACTTTGTCGCCGTCGGCGATCTCCTACTACGCCTTGACCGTAGAGAGGAAGCCCGGTCTCATTATGAGGAGGCTTCAAAACTCTATGAACGTCTTGGATTCATTCGTAGTGCCATCGGAACCACAAAAAAGTTGGTTCGGATGGGGGAGACCGACGGAACCACCTTGTTGCGGCTGGCCCATCTCCACGTCGTCGAAGGTTTCGGCGCTGAAGCGGCGGAATATGCCCGATCTTTCCAAAAGACCCTTCGTACCGAAAGTCCACCGGACCCTGAATATATAGAGCTTCTGGAAACCTTGTTCACAAAGGGGTTGCGCTCTCCGGATCTCTCTCTGACCCTCGTTGATCTGTACGAGAAGAGTGCCCGCATCGATGAGGCGGCTCGGGAACTTCATGTCCTGGCCGGCCTATTGATGAAGGGAGGCAAGGTAGAGGAGGCTGAACGGGCGCGGGGAAGAGCCGAAAAATTGAAGCCCGGCTCGCGGTGTGAAGAGGCACTTGATCAGGATGCTGAATGGGAGGATGTCCCCAGCGGATTAGGCGCCACGGGCGCCGGTTCAGAGCCAAAATCACCGGTACCGGAGGAGGAAGAGGTTCCAGAGACCTCGGGTCTGCGTTTGGTTGATTCAGCCGCTAAAGAAATCTCGAACCGTCGTGCTTCCGGCCCCGTGCATGGCGACATCCAACTGGTTCCGCCGGCCGCCCCGGCCGCTGATTCGAAAGATCTTGAAGAACGGGCGCAAGCAGCCCTCGAGAATGAATCTTGGCTGGAAGCTGTCTCGCTCCTGGAGGGGATTCTCTCAAAGGATGAAGAGCGGCCCTCTGTTCTTGAGAAACTCATTGAAGGGTACCGGCAGCTTGGCAATAATGCTTTGACGATTACCGCTTTAGAGCGCTTGGCGCTCTATTGCGAATCGCATGGCGTGGAATCGAAGGCACTGGAGTGTTGGAATAAGATTCTGGGATTGGATTCAAATCATACCGAGGCGCGTTTGCGCATTGAAGCGCCGCCGAGGGCATCGGAACCTTCCTTTGTCGTGGTTACGAATCAGTCCAAAATCCAGCCCAATGCGCCGATGCTGGATGTGCAGGAATTACTTAGGGATTTTCAGGAGCAAGTTGTACAACAAATTCCGATGGAGGATGGGGAAAGCCATTACACTTTGGCGCTCTCTCATCATGAAATGGGGCTCTATAATGAAGCTTTGGAGGAACTGGACCGAGCCCTGCAATCGTCGAAATTGGACCACGATTTGGAGATGCGTTGCCGGGAGTTGGAAGAACGGTGCAAAAGCTCCAAGGAGAAATCCTCTTCAGCCTCTTAGGATTTTCTACTATCTAGCCTTCTGTTCCCTGTATTTCTATTGCAATCTTCTCACCGCCGCGGCCGATGAGCCAAAGCCAAGGAAATCTCCCAAAGCACACATCACTCCAACAGAGAAATTAGATACCGCAGCCGATTCTCTTCTGGCTCCTGACAGCTTGGAGACCGCCTCTCCAGACACAATGGTATTACATTCCTTTCCGCCGGTTGAACTTCCATTGTTGAGGCCGGATTCTCTCCCCGCTGCTTGGTTTGGAGCTGTTCTGGATTCTGCGGCCCTGCAAGATGTTGCCGGCCAGGGACTCGACGAGGAGATCTATCGCGAATTTCTGATCAATCGAGAGTTGTCTGGATCCATGGGCGCGCCGGAACGATTCTACAGATCCGGTTTGGGGTGGGAAATGTGGACAGAGTTGCGGGATGGAGCGCCCGTTCAGGATCCCTCGGCCCCTTGGGACCATCTGCCGACGGAAGCGCCCTTATTGTTAAACTCAATCTCCCTGCTTCCCTACGATCCCGTTTGGGCGCCGCTTGCCACCGGGGTTTCGGGTATTCTCTATCTGGAAAGCATGAGTGCCGAAACAGGGTTGCCCAGCGGTTTCCGTTTGACAACAGGCCCTTATGGAACAACGACGGAGGAGGCTTGGATTGAACGCCCCTTTATCAAGGGCTCCCGTTTGGCTTTCCTTTACTCTGATTCCCGTTCTGATGGAAGAGTTTTCATCGGACCCCACCGTGGTCAGAATCTTTTGTTCCGCCTCAACCGGCCTATCGGCCGGAGCCGCCATCGACTGGAATGGGCTCAAAACAGCTCGGAAGTCTGGTGGATCGGGAATCGAAAACTTCGATGGGACACAAATGAGCTGCGGGCCAAATCCGCTTTTGCATTGGGACATCATGGGGATGTTGAGGCGCGTTTCCAGAGATCAGTACGCCAGTTTCTCTGGTATGACTACGAGGGACGAACCCGCCGGCGTGAGGAAATTTATGATGCCTCCTTCTTTTGGAGGCGCGCGGGATTGGGTGGACGGCTCGAGGGTTCCGGCCGGGGAATCGTGAGTCACCGTCGGTGGGATATTCCTGCCGCATCCACCCGAACCACAGAGGATGTCGGCATAGCTTTTGCGATGGGATGGAGGGGTGGGCCGGAATCGTCGCGGATTCGTCTTTCCACCGGTCTGGAGGTCCGGCGATACGATCAGACGTGGGTCGAGCCGGTGGGTTCGATGGGTTATCGAGGGCGGTTTGGGGACTGGATCGTTCAAAGCGATCTATGGAGTGCGGTTCAGGTCCCAATGGTGCCCACCGAATCCAATGCCTATTCGGAAATCCTCCTGCGCGGGGCTCCATCAGACTGGATGGGACGGGGGAGAGAGCTGGAAAGAGTGCATCATGGGGAAATCGGCTGGGGCTACGCCGGCCGGGGAGCAGGGCATGGAGAGCTGGCTAACAGTAATCCAATCATTGAGATAGCCACATTCTTTGAGGATCATTATAAACCATGGCCCATTCTTTTTGTCTCGACCGAGTCCCTGGAAAACCTGGATCCCGCCATGGGCGACTGGGATCGGTTGGCCCTGGAGGGCCGGCTTCATTTGGGGTTGCCTTGGAATTTCCAGCTGAGCGGCCGCGTGACTCGGATCCTTTCACCCGCCGATCCCCTCGAAAGATTCTGGCTGCCCGCATGGACAAGTCTCATCACGTTGGGTTGGAGGGCGCCCCTGTTCGGGGGGGACCTCCTGCTTGACACAAGGATCACCTGGATCGGCCGGGATAAGTGGAATACCCCCTACGGGGAGGTGCCTTGGGATGACATTCTGGAGGGAGAGGTGCGGGGGCGGATCGGGCAGGCTTCCTGGTTTCTCCTCTTCAAAAATCTGGAGGATGATTATCGGGAATCCTCATCCTATGTCGAGGGCTGGATGTCGCGGCCTCTTCAGAGCGCGTCAGCTGGAATTACCTGGCACTTCGATAACTGATCCAGAGCGGATCCCATCGGCCGATCGATGTTGTTGACATCCTCGGAACGGCGGTTGTTGCTGGCCCTCATTCTTCTCTTGGCCTTTGGTTATGCTATTGATCTCTTGGGGATAAGACCGGCGATCGAAACTCCTCCTGTCCGGCAGGAACTGCCACCGATTGAAGAATCTCCCATCCGTCAAGGAAAGATCGACCTGAATCGTGCCGATTCCCGGGCCTTGCAGTCTTTGCCGGGTATCGGCCCCGCCATGGCCGGCCGCATCCTCGATTACAGGAGGGAGAGAGGGCCCTTCAGAGATGTCGTAGAACTCTTGCAGATCCGGGGTGTCGGCGAGAAGACGTTGGAGCGTTTGCAACCCTATCTTTGCATCGACAAAAATTCCCCACCCGATTCCTGCGGAAGTTTTTAGGCCGACTGACCGATAGTGATAGATGATTGATGGGAAAACGTCTTCCTATCAAGAGGGCGGATGCTGCCCGGAATGGACTGATCTCATAATGAACTTTTCAACATCCAAGCAGGGAGAGCTTTGGTGAAGCAAGACATCATTCTCAAACTCCTAGAGATTGGACTCCTTGAAGAAGAACAGATTCGGGCCGCACAGCGGCTGGAAGCGAATGAGGGGGGGTCTGCTCTATCTCATCTTCTTCGGATGGGGATTTTGACCGAAGCGGATCTTGTCAAATTTCTCAGCACACATTTTGGATCGGCCGGAATTCATCTGGATAACACGGATATTGACGAGGAGACGATTAAATTAATTCCGGCATCGGTCGCCACAAAATACCAGGTATTTCCGGTCAAAAGAGAAGGCCGAAAGCTGACATTAGCGATGGCCAATCCCGGAAACTTCTTTGCAATCGATGACATAAAGTTCATCACCGGTTTGGAAGTCCAAGCGCTTGTAACAACTGAGACACAGATCCGTCGCGCCGTTGACCGTTATTACGATCAAGCCGAATCAATGGCTGATGTGATGAAGTCGATCGAAGATGATGTCGAAGTTGTGGACGACAAGGCGGAGGAAGACGGGTCCGAGGGGGATGTCGGTGCGGATGAGGCTCCGGTCGTCAAGTTTGTCAATTCACTCATTTCCGATGCCGTGCGGCGGGGAGCGTCGGATATCCATATTGAACCCTACGAAAAAGTTTTGCGGGTCCGTTTCCGCATCGATGGAACGCTTTATGAGCTCATGCGGCCTCCCTTCCGACTTCGATCCGCCATTATCTCGCGATTAAAAATCATGGCGGATCTCGATATCGCCGAAAAACGGATTCCTCAGGACGGCCGCATAAAAATCCGCCTGAAAAATAAAGTCGTTGATCTCCGTGTTTCGACCTTGCCCTGTGTTCATGGTGAAAAGGTCGTGATGAGAATCTTGGACAAATCGAATTTGAATGTCGATCTCACGCGGCTTGGCTTTCAGGAACAGGCTCTTTTTCATTTTGAAAAGGCGATCAAGGCACCCTTTGGGATTGTACTGGTGACGGGGCCGACCGGTAGCGGAAAGACGACAACATTATATTCCGCCCTAACCCAGATCAGCAAACCGGATGTCAACATTATGACGGCTGAAGATCCGGTAGAATACAATATGGACGGCATCAATCAGGTCAATATCAATGAGGCGGTTCACCTGACGTTCGCGTCGGCGCTGCGGGCTTTTCTCCGGCAGGATCCGAACATTATCATGGTCGGTGAGATTCGGGACGGCGAAACCGCGGGCATCGCGGTAAAGGCGGCCTTAACGGGCCACCTGGTTCTTTCGACTGTTCATACAAATGATGCCCCTTCGACTATTGGCCGGCTCATCGATATGGGAGTGGAACCATTTCTCATCTCATCATCGATCAACATTATTCTGGCCCAGCGTCTGCTGCGCAAAGTCTGTAAGCATTGCCAGGCACCTGTGGTGCTTAATGCGGAGACAGCCCACGAACTCCAAATACCTCTCGATCGGCTGAAATCGGCCAACATTGTCCGGGGAAAGGGGTGCATGGAGTGCAACGACACGGGATATAAGGGCCGTGTTGGAGTTTACGAAGTGATGCCCATGACTCCCCGCCTTCGCGAGATGGTGCTGGAAAGAGGTTCGGCACTGCAATTAAAGCGGCAGGCTATGAGAGAGGGTATGTTGAGTTTACGAATGGATGCCTTACTAAAAATGGAAGCGGGGATTACCTCACCTGAAGAAGTTCTCAAGGAGTCCTCATCTGATGAAGAGGAAGTGCTCGAAGAACTTAGGAAGGCGGCATAAGAATCTGGTGTCCCCAACTCAAGGGCTGCCGTACATCTGCCGACACTTATGAATACGGGGATGACACTGTTCCCGGTCCGCTTCTAATGGATGGGGGGGGTAAATCTGTGCTGACCTTGCAGGTGCTTCTAGAGGAAATGATTAAACGTGAGGCCTCGGATCTTCACCTGACAGTAGGTATTCCACCGCAGCTGCGGATTGATGGAGTCATTGTCCCGACGGGTTATGAAACGTTAACGGCAGAGTTGTGCCAGGAGCTTGTTTACAGCGCCTTGAGGGAAGATCAAAGAAAACGTTTTGAAATGACACGGGAACTGGATCTCTCTTTCGGAATTCAAGATTTGAGCCGGTTCCGAGTCAATGTTTTTCTTCAAAGGGGTGTGGTCGCGGCGGCCATTCGTAGAATTCCCTACGAGGTTCCTACGATGGAATCTCTTGGCCTTCCGAAGGTGGTATCCACATTTGCCGAACTCCCGCAGGGCCTGGTTCTTGTGACCGGCCCGACCGGCAGTGGTAAATCAACGACATTGGCGGCCGTCATTGACCGGATCAACAAGACCAGACAAGGCCACATCATTACGATTGAGGATCCGATCGAGTACATACATCAACACCATCGGTGCATCGTTAATCAGCGGGAGGTCAATGCCGATACGGGATCATTCCCCGAGGCGCTGAAGTATATTCTGCGGCAGGATCCCGACATCATCCTCGTTGGTGAGATGAGGGATCTTGAAACGGTTGCGGCGGCCCTAACAATTGCCGAAACGGGGCATTTAGTCTTTGCCACCCTGCATACAAACTCGACCTATGAATCGATAAACCGAATTGTTGATGTGTTTCCGACAAACCAGCAACGCCAGATTTTGAGCCAATTGGCGTTCGTTCTGAAGGGTGTTTTAACGCAGCAGCTTCTGCCGAAAAGAGCGAGCAAGGGCCGGATCAATGTTTCGGAAGTCCTGACCTGTACACCGGCCGTCTCAGCAGTGATCCGCGAGGGAAAGATCCACCAGATCTATACCCTCATGCAGGCAGGGCAGAAATACGGCATGCAGACAATGAATCAGGGACTCTTCCTAGCGGTGATGCAAGGCAGAATTCGTGTGGAAGATGCGCTCTCCCGCAGTCCCAACATGCAGGAGCTGGAACAGCTCATTGCTAAATCTCCAATCATTCCTCGGCATCAGGCGAATGTCAGGGCACGCGCCAGCTAAGAGGAGGGCTTCGGGTGGCAGTCTTTGTTTGGCAGGGTAAAACAGCAGCCGGTCTAACACAATCCGGTGAGATAGATGTGCCGAACCAGCAGGAAGCTGTTCAACAGCTGCGGCGCAAGCGGATTGTCATCTCCCAAATTAAGCAGAAGAAGACCCGTCCGACCTTTTCATTGGCCTCTCTCAGAGGCTCGACGGTAAAGGGATCCGATCTCGCTATCTTCGCGAGACAGTTCGCTACAATGATCGACGCCGGCCTCCCGCTCGTTCAGTGCCTGGATATTTTGACCAAGCAAACACAGAATAAAGAGCTTGCGAATATAATCGGCCAGGTACAACGGGACGTCGAAGGTGGAAATACATTGGCTGAATCTATGGGCCATCACACGAACGCCTTTGATTCACTTTTTGTCAACATGGTCGAAGCAGGGGAAGCGGGCGGTATCCTGGATATTATTCTGGACCGGCTGGCTACCTACACCGAGAAATCGGTGGCTCTGAAAAGAAAAGTGAAGAGCGCTCTAACGTATCCTGCCGTTGTATTCAGCGTGGCCATCGGAGCGACGGTTTTCATGCTGCTCTTTATCATTCCCACTTTTGCGAAGGTGTTTACTGAGTTCGGCGGAAAGTTACCGGCGCCCACACAAGTTGTCATCAGCATGAGTAATTTTTTGAAGGGCTATTGGTGGTTGCTTCTGGCAATGATCGCGGGTGTTATATTTGGTTTCAAGAGAACCTATAAAATACCAGCGGGACGTTTACGCATTGATACCATATTGTTGAAATTGCCGATTTTTGGATCCCTATTGATAAAGGCCTCTGTCGCGCGGTTCACGCGCACCTTGGGAACAATGATCTCAAGCGGCGTTCCCATCCTCACGGCTTTGGATATCACCGCGAGAACCGCCGGAAACATGCTGGTGGAAAAGACAATTCTCGCCACCCGTGGTTCGATTCGGGAAGGGGAGACCATCGCTCAGCCTCTCCGCCAATCGAAAATATTTCCACCGATGGTTGTGCAGATGATCGCTGTAGGCGAGGAGACGGGCGCCTTGGATGACATGCTCCGAAAGATCGCAGATTTTTATGATGAGGAAGTTAATACGGCGGTGGATACGCTCACATCGATCATTGAACCGATTATGATTGTCTTTATGGGGTTGGTTGTCGGTGGCATGGTCGTCGCGATGTATATGCCGATGTTCAAATTGGCCAATGTGGTTACGGGTGGGCATTAAAGGGGATATTTTGGATCGGGAGGCCCAAACCAGCGTTCTTCCGTTTCGTTCCTATATCATCGGGCGTCTCATCCTCGGGTTGGGAGTTGCGTTTCTGCTCCATCCCATGGGTGTGTCCGATCAATCGATCCTCTTTATAGCAGGACTTCTCATTTTAACGAGCCTCCTCAGTTTGGGGTTCCTGCGACGGGATTCGGGTGAGCCGATTTCATTGACCGGGCTTCTTCTTACCGACGTTCTCATCGAAACCTTTATCATTCTGAAAACAGGCGCTCATCAATCTCCCTTTTTTGTTCTTTATGGTTTCAGCGTTCTCTGCGCCGGTCTCTTGCTGGCGCTGGGCGGGGGACTTTCTTTCGGGATACTGGCTGCTGGAGCCTCATTGGGTCTGGCATGGCTGACGCCGCCGGCCAAAGAGCCGATGGCGGCTACGGCCGTTTTTCCCATACCGATCACCCGATTTGCCCTTCAGGCTCTTTTCTTAATTGGGCTCGGTTTAGCCTCCGGGTCACTGGCGACGCTCGGACGCAGGAAAGAGAAAGCAATTATTGAAACGCGGCAGCGATTGAAAGAGACGGAATTAGAGGCCGGAACAATACTGAACCATCTACCATGGGGTGTTATAACCTGCGACGAGACCGGACTCATTCATCTCATGAATCCAGCTGCGATGAAAATTTTATCCATCGTTGATCATGGTTTCACCCCACCCTATCCACAGCGGCTGGAGACTCTTGATAAATACGGCGGCGGCGCTATCTCTGATCTCGCGCGGCGGGCCATGGAGGAAAAGCGGGAGCAGTGGTGTCATGAGACCGAGATTCGGTTGAATTCAGAGGATTCAGCGCGGGTCAAACCGGTCGAGATTGTCACGGCGCCCATTGGAGGGCAGGGGGTCTCGCGCGGGGTCGTTATTCTCTTCCAAGATCTCACCGATAGAAAGCGGCTGGAGACATTATCACGACGGCAGGATCGTCTCGCCGCCTTGGGACGGCTTTCGGCCGGATTGGCGCATGAAATGCGGAATTCTCTAAAGCCGATCAGCGGGTCGGCGGAACTCCTTTCATCAATGAGACTTCCACCGGAAGCCAGCTCATTAATGGATCTGATTCTGAGAGAATCGGAGACCTTGGAGAGATTTCTGGAGTCATATCTTGATATGGCACGAGATAAAGCCCTTCAGATCGAGGACGTGTGCATCGATTCATTGATACAGGAGGAGTTGGAAGCGCTCCAGTTGAATCCCCGGTGGCATGCAGGGATCACCTGGGATGTCTATTTTATCCGTAAGATTCAGAACGTGCTTCCCGTTGATCGGGAACAAATGCGCCGGGCCCTGCGGAATATACTCCTCAACGCAATGGAAGCCACAACGAAGGGTGGCATACGGGTGACTCTGGAAGAACGCGCGGGTCCTTTCTTCAGAATACGCATTCGAGACTGGGGCTGCGGGATGAGTCGTGAAGTCGTAGACAATCTCTTCACGCCACTCTACACGACCAAAGCCGAAGGCACGGGTCTGGGATTATGCCATGCTCGCCGCGTTATAGAACGGCATGGGGGCCGGTTGTCGATCCTCAGCCGCTCTGGTAAGGGAACGCTTATGACAATCGATCTTCCCTTATCACAAACCGAAGAACAAGCAGCATAGGAGGAGTCGTCTTGGACAGGCCACGCATCTTAATAGCTGATGATGAAGAAAGTATGCGTCGCTTTCTTACTATCCTTTTAGAACGAGAGGGCAGTGAGGTCAGAACGGTGACGGATGGGGACTCGGCATTGGCTTGCTTAAAAGAGCAAGCGTATGATGTCCTCGTAACCGATGTTCGTATGCCCGGCATGGACGGGATGACGCTCCTAGATACAGCGAAGGTTCTTTGGCCGGGTATGCCGATTGTCATTTTGACGGCCTTCGGCTCGGAAGCGTCGGCAAAGCAGGCCATGGCGAAAGGTGCCTTTCAGTTTCTTGAGAAGAAGGCGAAGAACGAAGAGATTACCCTTGTCATCCGCAACGCGCTCTCGATGCGGCGGATTCAGACGCAAAATCAGGTGCTTAAACAAGAACTCAAGCGGAGTCATAAGGAGCGGC includes:
- a CDS encoding PAS domain-containing protein, which translates into the protein MWLRVGIKGDILDREAQTSVLPFRSYIIGRLILGLGVAFLLHPMGVSDQSILFIAGLLILTSLLSLGFLRRDSGEPISLTGLLLTDVLIETFIILKTGAHQSPFFVLYGFSVLCAGLLLALGGGLSFGILAAGASLGLAWLTPPAKEPMAATAVFPIPITRFALQALFLIGLGLASGSLATLGRRKEKAIIETRQRLKETELEAGTILNHLPWGVITCDETGLIHLMNPAAMKILSIVDHGFTPPYPQRLETLDKYGGGAISDLARRAMEEKREQWCHETEIRLNSEDSARVKPVEIVTAPIGGQGVSRGVVILFQDLTDRKRLETLSRRQDRLAALGRLSAGLAHEMRNSLKPISGSAELLSSMRLPPEASSLMDLILRESETLERFLESYLDMARDKALQIEDVCIDSLIQEELEALQLNPRWHAGITWDVYFIRKIQNVLPVDREQMRRALRNILLNAMEATTKGGIRVTLEERAGPFFRIRIRDWGCGMSREVVDNLFTPLYTTKAEGTGLGLCHARRVIERHGGRLSILSRSGKGTLMTIDLPLSQTEEQAA